From the Nodularia sp. NIES-3585 genome, one window contains:
- a CDS encoding MFS transporter, with translation MNRLNSNSLLVRITLLITSTLTVMSGATIAPSLPAMQTYFSEMSNADYLVRLTLTIPALFVVIGAPLAGLIVDRFGRKPLLIISVLIYGLAGSSGFILDSLDQILIGRALLGLTVAGIMTSTTTLIADYYLGQARAKYMGLQAAFMNLGGVVFLSSGGFLADINWRIPFLIYLLALLILPLVVLVLYEPNRHLTRRPDIYDTELPQTDPVPIKLLILIYGSALISQIVFYLIIVQMPFYLQSLGNASASQSGLAIAFTTLFSGLTAIAYGKVKAQLNFTAILTLSFALFGIGYIAIGAISSYSQAFIGLAIAGIGLGLIMPNFTVWLSALVPDAMRGRALGGLTTFFFLGQFLSPIISQPLSQRVGLNTTYSLTGCLMFLLAVLLLGMKQQLMTLNTSPSK, from the coding sequence ATGAACAGGCTAAATTCTAATTCTCTACTGGTCAGAATTACTTTATTGATTACGAGTACATTAACTGTGATGTCCGGGGCAACGATCGCACCTTCATTGCCAGCGATGCAGACTTACTTCTCGGAGATGTCTAATGCAGATTACTTGGTCAGGTTGACTTTGACTATTCCGGCCTTATTTGTAGTTATAGGTGCGCCTCTTGCCGGATTAATTGTGGATCGATTTGGCCGTAAACCCTTACTGATAATCTCAGTTCTCATTTATGGGTTAGCAGGTAGCTCTGGGTTTATTTTAGATTCTTTAGACCAAATTTTGATTGGTCGGGCATTACTGGGGCTGACAGTTGCCGGCATCATGACAAGTACAACAACCCTGATAGCAGATTATTATCTAGGACAAGCAAGAGCGAAATACATGGGTTTACAAGCCGCCTTCATGAACTTGGGAGGAGTTGTATTTCTCTCCAGTGGCGGTTTTCTTGCAGATATCAACTGGCGAATACCTTTTTTAATTTATCTGTTGGCCTTACTGATCCTGCCTTTGGTTGTACTGGTGCTATATGAACCAAATCGCCACCTGACCAGAAGACCTGATATTTACGACACTGAGTTACCACAAACTGATCCAGTACCCATTAAGCTATTGATTTTAATTTATGGCAGTGCGCTGATATCTCAAATTGTTTTCTACTTAATTATTGTTCAAATGCCGTTTTATCTCCAGTCCTTAGGTAATGCTAGTGCTTCTCAAAGTGGATTAGCGATCGCCTTTACAACTTTGTTTAGTGGTTTGACTGCGATCGCCTATGGAAAAGTCAAAGCACAATTAAATTTTACCGCTATCTTGACACTAAGTTTTGCATTATTCGGAATTGGTTACATAGCCATTGGTGCTATCAGTAGCTACAGCCAAGCATTTATCGGTCTAGCCATTGCAGGTATAGGATTAGGTTTAATCATGCCCAACTTCACTGTCTGGCTGTCGGCTTTAGTACCAGATGCCATGCGCGGACGTGCTTTAGGTGGACTGACTACATTCTTTTTCTTAGGGCAGTTTTTATCCCCAATCATTAGTCAACCATTAAGTCAAAGAGTTGGTCTAAACACTACCTACAGTCTCACTGGATGTTTGATGTTTCTTTTAGCCGTGCTACTTTTGGGTATGAAACAGCAATTGATGACTCTGAATACTAGTCCTTCAAAATAG
- a CDS encoding iron uptake porin codes for MYFTIVLLSSFLASILSFITVNIPSVAETIENDSTAQLTSVSQLEDVQPTDWAFQSLQSLVERYGCIAGYPDQVYRGNRALNRYEFAAGLNACLLRINELMATTTSSLINTNDLETIQRLQDEFTTELTLLRSRLDTLEAQTAEIEANQFSTTTKLTGQVIMAVNAGGFNGERIISSTGQEIASFDPSATVLYRVALDLNTSFSGTDLLKIRIDTGSNNGINNAAGFLEPSFGSTLDYAVKPPRDNNLGLGRVYYTFQPLQNLSVSVGPDIRTTDYIDRNSYAYLSFRDFSTLAFVNNYILFPVSGPSAGAAIDWKPGAGTFSVRALYAAAGAANSSNQGPIMGVAPFTRLLYPVSGGKQGLFGDTYQSALELEYAPSNIFALRLQYSGGEIYSHHYDVFGANVELTVSPRFAVFGRYGYGNYQDTTVDNIKPNYWMAGMVFRDLFRQGAMAGVAAGQPFIANEIGDSTQTNFESFYSFPVSDRIRVTPVIQVIVNPGNQDTNGTIVTGSLRTVFSF; via the coding sequence ATGTATTTCACTATTGTCTTACTTAGCTCTTTTTTAGCGAGTATCCTCAGTTTTATTACTGTCAATATTCCATCTGTAGCCGAAACTATAGAAAATGACTCAACAGCACAACTCACCTCTGTATCTCAACTAGAAGATGTACAGCCTACAGATTGGGCTTTTCAATCGCTGCAATCTTTAGTTGAGCGATATGGTTGTATTGCCGGGTATCCAGATCAAGTATACCGAGGCAATCGAGCCTTGAACAGATATGAGTTTGCCGCAGGTTTAAATGCTTGTTTGCTCCGAATCAACGAACTGATGGCGACGACTACTTCTAGCTTGATCAACACCAATGATTTAGAGACTATTCAGCGTCTGCAAGATGAATTTACTACAGAACTAACATTGTTGCGGAGTCGTTTAGATACCTTAGAAGCTCAAACCGCAGAAATAGAAGCAAATCAATTCTCCACCACCACTAAGTTAACAGGTCAAGTGATCATGGCGGTGAATGCTGGAGGATTTAATGGAGAACGCATTATCAGCTCCACAGGTCAAGAAATTGCTAGTTTTGATCCCAGTGCTACAGTGCTTTATCGAGTTGCTTTAGACTTGAATACCAGCTTTTCTGGCACAGACTTATTAAAAATTCGCATTGATACAGGCAGTAACAATGGTATTAACAATGCAGCCGGATTCCTAGAACCATCCTTTGGTAGTACCTTAGACTATGCGGTGAAACCACCTAGAGATAATAACTTGGGGTTGGGGAGAGTGTACTATACTTTTCAACCACTGCAAAACTTGAGTGTGTCTGTAGGGCCAGACATTCGCACTACAGATTATATTGACCGCAATAGCTACGCTTATTTAAGCTTTCGAGACTTTAGCACCTTGGCTTTTGTGAACAACTACATTCTCTTTCCAGTTAGTGGCCCTAGTGCTGGGGCGGCAATTGACTGGAAACCAGGAGCGGGAACATTTTCGGTACGGGCTTTGTACGCTGCCGCCGGAGCTGCTAATTCTAGCAATCAAGGGCCTATAATGGGGGTTGCGCCGTTTACTCGCCTGCTGTATCCCGTTAGTGGCGGTAAACAAGGCTTATTTGGTGACACCTATCAAAGTGCGCTGGAACTCGAATATGCACCCTCAAACATTTTTGCACTGCGTCTTCAGTACAGTGGCGGCGAAATTTATAGTCATCACTATGACGTATTCGGAGCAAATGTTGAGCTAACTGTTTCGCCACGATTTGCTGTATTTGGTCGTTATGGTTACGGTAACTATCAGGACACCACTGTTGACAATATTAAGCCTAACTACTGGATGGCAGGAATGGTGTTTCGAGACTTGTTTCGCCAAGGTGCTATGGCTGGAGTTGCCGCAGGCCAACCCTTTATTGCTAACGAAATTGGTGATAGCACTCAAACTAATTTTGAAAGTTTTTATAGTTTTCCGGTGAGCGATCGCATTCGAGTTACTCCTGTAATTCAGGTAATTGTTAATCCTGGTAATCAGGATACAAATGGGACAATTGTTACAGGGAGTTTACGTACTGTTTTTTCTTTCTAG
- a CDS encoding EamA family transporter codes for MKTANVRLSDVLLTALAPMTWGTTYVVATEFLPPNHPLLVASLRSLPIGILLTAWLRQLPQGIWWWRILLLGSLNIGIFQGLLFIAAYRLPGGVAATAGAIQPLLVVLFSWLILQEKPSKLSIVAAIAGFVGVGVLVLGPSARLDSVGIFAAIAGAAVMGLGTVLVKLWKRPVSLLVFTAWQLVVGGIVLLPIALVIEGPITYVSTTNLLAFVYLGLVGTGVAYALWFRGIDQLKASAVSYLGLISPVVATIIGFLLLDQAFTPIQLIGIAIVLMSVFIGQRTSQLRQSSTKHNL; via the coding sequence ATGAAGACAGCTAATGTTCGTTTGTCCGATGTTCTGCTGACTGCTTTAGCGCCGATGACTTGGGGAACGACTTATGTTGTCGCCACTGAATTCTTACCGCCTAACCATCCGCTATTGGTGGCTTCCTTACGTTCGCTACCCATTGGTATTCTGTTAACAGCATGGTTAAGACAACTGCCTCAAGGTATTTGGTGGTGGCGGATTTTGCTCTTAGGTAGTCTCAATATTGGCATCTTCCAAGGGCTATTATTTATAGCTGCTTATCGCCTTCCAGGTGGCGTTGCGGCAACAGCGGGGGCAATCCAGCCTTTATTAGTTGTATTGTTTTCTTGGTTAATTTTGCAGGAAAAACCGTCTAAATTATCTATTGTGGCAGCGATCGCTGGCTTTGTAGGTGTCGGGGTGCTGGTTCTAGGCCCGAGTGCGCGTCTTGATAGTGTTGGGATTTTTGCCGCGATCGCTGGAGCCGCAGTCATGGGTTTAGGAACGGTATTAGTCAAACTCTGGAAACGCCCAGTTTCTTTACTTGTGTTTACAGCATGGCAATTAGTAGTTGGCGGAATTGTCTTGTTACCAATCGCTTTGGTGATTGAGGGGCCGATAACTTATGTCTCAACAACGAATCTATTAGCTTTCGTTTACCTGGGTTTGGTTGGCACTGGAGTTGCTTATGCCCTTTGGTTCCGGGGGATTGATCAACTCAAAGCATCGGCTGTTTCATATCTAGGTTTGATCAGTCCTGTAGTCGCAACAATAATTGGATTCCTTTTACTAGATCAAGCATTTACGCCCATTCAACTGATTGGGATTGCTATTGTTTTGATGAGTGTTTTTATCGGACAACGAACTAGTCAACTACGTCAATCTAGTACCAAGCATAACCTCTAG
- a CDS encoding amino acid adenylation domain-containing protein: MQTEDVNIQNIAYLDSEDLIAKSLLDLLLEQVQIQPNEEAVICDHCDHECITYKELAEISSRLGSYLQNLGTSVDECVGIFLEPSLELVVGIWGILFSGSAYLPLSPEYPEDRLRYMVEDAGVKIIFSQEKLRPILAELVPPDTQIVTLEEAEAFEIPSSITKQDQLSKQPRPDNLAYVIYTSGSTGKPKGVMIEHRSIINQMKWMRAVCKLDQSKVVLQKTPMSFDAAQWEILASCCGTKVIMSRPGTYKDPEQLIETIIKHHVTTLQCVPTLLQALIDTDIFHNCQSLIQIFSGGEILSKKLALQFIEVLPECDLINIYGPSECTINASAFKVDKNKIAHLSEAIPIGTPVYNTQFYIINSHKKLARVGETGELYIGGVQLARGYINRPDLSQERFVKDWFSMISGDAKLYKTGDLVYRNVDGTVQFVGRIDNQVKLRGFRIELDEVKVAIEKHDWVKNAAVIVKKNSRTGYSDLIACIELSPKQAAVMDQGVQGEHHLSKQNKLQVKAQLSNLGYRGIDEEDCVPSQIVIDLPGKTPTEEQRQLAFHRKSYRLFEGGAVHKADIIQLLDGQVTSAKTDNLTDDRSLDKLSFTELGHILRYFAPFHSDERLLPKYGYASPGALYATQMYLELVNIAGLQSGYYYYHPGHHQLVLLNQINSTEKTRIKIHFIGKKKAIELVYKNNIQEVLEIETGHILGLFDKILPAYKLSIGDAEYTPDVQDDLVCSDEYYYYLGSFGLVSQVSTLSKEVVDIYVQSHPGKIADLPAGLYKYKDGGLEKISDDIILKGHVIAINQLTYEQGSFGITMIGRSVCKWANYFALGRKLQHLQMNDLNLGLLSSGYSSETSNDLPSAKRITRILSASHEEPGPSYFCIGGRVSHEQLISEGMKEDAVQMKGPAELIKEDIHNFLPDYMIPNKIIVMDKLPLTVNGKIDVKALEASEKVNTEMVARPMIVPRTNTEQRISEIWKKAMKWDSVSICDDFFESGGNSLIAVRIINSINKEFHRTLPLHALFEAPSIEKLAQKIDSDKVEFSSRLVRLSSTGVNHPVYCWPGLGGYPMNLRLLADKANINRPFYGIQAYGINQGEKPFPSVSEMAKEDIKEIKRIQPTGPYTLWGYSFGARVAFEAAYQLEQSGEQVENLFLIAPGSPKVRTENNVIDSNQPVFTNKAYVTILFSVFASTITGPALEECLKVAQDEDSFASFISRYKKLDLDLVERIMKIVQQTYEAKYTFRELAKRQIIAPITIFKAAGDDYSFIENSGGYFKKTPTIINLRVDHYSMLKITGISKLVSAIDQLSQL, encoded by the coding sequence ATGCAAACCGAAGATGTGAATATTCAAAACATTGCTTATCTAGATTCAGAAGATTTGATAGCAAAATCTCTTCTTGACTTGTTGTTAGAGCAAGTGCAGATTCAACCCAACGAAGAAGCAGTTATCTGTGATCATTGTGATCATGAATGTATAACTTACAAAGAACTTGCCGAAATCAGTTCGCGCTTGGGGTCGTATCTGCAAAATCTTGGGACATCTGTCGATGAATGTGTAGGTATTTTCCTTGAACCGTCTCTGGAGTTAGTCGTTGGGATTTGGGGCATTTTATTCTCAGGTAGCGCCTACTTGCCATTATCACCAGAATATCCCGAAGACCGACTGAGATATATGGTTGAGGATGCAGGTGTCAAAATTATTTTTTCACAAGAAAAGCTACGCCCAATCTTAGCCGAACTTGTACCCCCTGATACGCAAATTGTTACCCTGGAAGAAGCTGAGGCCTTTGAGATTCCATCCAGCATAACTAAACAGGATCAACTCTCTAAACAACCGCGTCCAGACAACTTAGCTTATGTAATTTATACATCTGGAAGTACGGGAAAACCAAAAGGGGTGATGATTGAACACCGCAGTATCATCAACCAGATGAAGTGGATGCGCGCTGTTTGCAAATTGGATCAAAGCAAAGTTGTTTTGCAAAAAACACCCATGAGTTTTGATGCAGCACAATGGGAAATTCTAGCATCCTGTTGTGGCACTAAAGTGATTATGAGCCGTCCTGGAACCTATAAAGATCCAGAACAATTAATTGAGACAATTATCAAACATCATGTAACGACTCTGCAATGCGTTCCCACGCTGTTACAAGCTCTGATTGATACCGACATATTCCACAATTGTCAATCACTCATACAGATATTCAGTGGCGGCGAAATTCTGTCAAAAAAACTGGCGCTACAATTCATCGAAGTACTGCCAGAATGCGACTTAATTAATATCTATGGACCAAGCGAATGCACTATCAATGCTTCCGCTTTTAAGGTTGATAAAAATAAGATTGCTCATTTGTCTGAGGCAATCCCTATTGGCACTCCTGTTTACAACACTCAGTTTTACATTATCAACAGTCATAAAAAGCTAGCACGAGTGGGAGAAACCGGTGAGCTATACATTGGTGGTGTTCAGCTGGCGCGTGGATACATTAATCGACCAGACTTGAGTCAAGAAAGGTTTGTCAAAGACTGGTTTTCGATGATATCTGGAGATGCCAAACTTTACAAAACTGGTGACTTAGTTTATCGGAATGTAGATGGTACTGTTCAGTTCGTAGGCCGGATAGACAATCAGGTGAAACTTAGAGGGTTTCGGATTGAGCTTGACGAAGTAAAGGTGGCTATTGAAAAGCATGATTGGGTTAAAAATGCAGCTGTTATAGTTAAGAAAAATTCCCGTACCGGATACTCTGATTTGATTGCATGTATTGAATTGAGTCCTAAACAAGCTGCTGTGATGGATCAAGGTGTTCAAGGTGAACACCATTTGTCTAAGCAAAATAAGCTTCAAGTCAAAGCTCAATTGTCGAATCTTGGATATAGGGGTATCGACGAAGAAGATTGTGTGCCTAGCCAGATAGTGATTGATCTTCCAGGTAAAACACCGACTGAAGAACAGCGGCAATTAGCGTTTCATCGGAAATCCTACCGTTTATTTGAGGGTGGTGCCGTTCACAAAGCTGATATTATCCAGCTACTGGATGGACAAGTTACTAGCGCCAAGACCGACAATTTGACCGATGATCGTAGCTTGGATAAGTTGAGCTTCACAGAATTAGGTCACATTTTGAGGTATTTCGCACCGTTTCACAGCGATGAGCGTCTATTACCCAAGTACGGTTACGCATCACCGGGTGCATTGTATGCAACGCAAATGTATCTCGAATTAGTCAACATAGCTGGTTTGCAGTCTGGTTACTACTATTATCATCCGGGACACCATCAATTAGTACTATTAAATCAAATAAATAGTACAGAAAAAACACGCATAAAAATACACTTCATTGGCAAGAAAAAAGCTATCGAGCTAGTTTATAAGAATAATATTCAAGAAGTACTCGAAATTGAAACTGGCCACATATTGGGTCTGTTTGACAAGATTCTTCCAGCATATAAACTGAGCATTGGCGATGCTGAATATACGCCTGATGTCCAAGATGACCTGGTATGTTCAGACGAGTACTATTATTATTTGGGTTCTTTTGGTTTGGTGTCTCAGGTCAGTACATTATCCAAGGAAGTGGTTGATATCTATGTGCAGAGTCATCCTGGAAAAATCGCTGACTTACCGGCAGGTCTGTACAAATACAAAGACGGTGGCTTGGAAAAAATCTCAGACGATATCATTCTCAAGGGGCATGTAATAGCTATCAATCAGCTAACCTACGAACAAGGAAGTTTTGGCATCACCATGATTGGTAGAAGCGTTTGTAAATGGGCGAATTATTTCGCCCTCGGCAGGAAGCTGCAACATTTACAGATGAACGATCTCAATTTGGGTCTATTGTCCTCTGGATACAGCTCTGAAACTAGTAATGATCTGCCTTCGGCAAAGCGGATAACAAGGATACTCAGCGCCAGTCATGAAGAACCAGGCCCTTCTTATTTCTGTATTGGTGGTCGGGTGAGTCATGAGCAGTTAATTAGCGAGGGAATGAAGGAAGATGCCGTCCAGATGAAAGGCCCCGCAGAGTTAATCAAAGAGGATATACACAATTTCTTGCCTGATTATATGATCCCTAACAAGATCATAGTCATGGACAAGTTACCGCTGACTGTCAATGGAAAAATCGATGTAAAAGCACTAGAAGCATCGGAAAAAGTGAATACCGAAATGGTTGCCCGGCCTATGATTGTACCTCGGACAAATACTGAACAGCGCATCAGCGAAATTTGGAAGAAGGCTATGAAGTGGGATTCTGTCTCGATATGTGACGATTTCTTTGAATCCGGCGGCAATTCACTGATTGCTGTGAGAATAATCAACAGTATTAATAAAGAGTTTCATCGTACCTTGCCTTTACATGCTCTTTTTGAAGCTCCAAGCATTGAGAAGCTGGCTCAGAAGATTGATAGTGATAAAGTTGAATTTTCCTCGCGTTTAGTACGCCTGTCCTCCACGGGAGTAAATCATCCCGTCTATTGCTGGCCTGGACTTGGCGGCTACCCAATGAATTTGAGGTTGCTAGCAGACAAAGCAAATATCAATCGACCCTTTTACGGTATCCAGGCCTATGGAATCAACCAAGGAGAAAAGCCGTTTCCTTCGGTGAGTGAGATGGCTAAAGAAGACATTAAGGAAATCAAGCGGATTCAACCAACTGGTCCCTATACGCTCTGGGGATATTCCTTCGGCGCACGGGTGGCCTTTGAAGCTGCTTATCAGCTGGAACAGTCGGGTGAGCAAGTGGAAAATCTCTTTTTAATCGCTCCGGGTTCACCAAAGGTTCGCACTGAGAACAACGTTATTGATAGCAATCAACCTGTATTTACCAACAAAGCCTATGTGACAATTCTGTTCTCGGTTTTTGCCAGTACTATCACTGGCCCTGCACTGGAGGAGTGTCTGAAGGTTGCACAGGATGAAGACAGCTTCGCATCATTCATTTCAAGATACAAGAAGCTTGATTTGGATCTGGTGGAACGAATCATGAAAATTGTACAGCAGACATACGAAGCCAAGTACACATTCCGCGAACTAGCAAAGAGACAAATCATTGCGCCCATAACTATTTTTAAGGCGGCTGGTGATGATTATTCATTCATTGAAAATAGCGGTGGATACTTTAAAAAGACTCCGACGATTATCAATCTCCGAGTTGATCATTATAGTATGCTCAAGATTACAGGCATTAGCAAATTGGTAAGCGCCATTGATCAACTGTCCCAACTTTAA
- a CDS encoding DMT family transporter yields MNERTIYLFAALAGGAILPVQIALNTLLRRYVGEPMQVTFVSYLAGTLTSLAICSFARYPIPAATALFQTSWWMWVGGCLGTLYVWATIFSTPKIGAALALSLTISGQMIAALFLDHYGAIGLTKYPASPLRIIGIVFVIIGVSLVAAKK; encoded by the coding sequence ATGAATGAACGCACGATTTATCTGTTTGCGGCACTCGCTGGAGGGGCGATTCTACCTGTTCAAATCGCCCTGAATACGCTGTTGCGACGTTATGTGGGTGAGCCAATGCAAGTTACCTTTGTTTCATACCTTGCAGGGACATTAACATCGCTTGCTATCTGTTCTTTTGCGCGGTATCCAATTCCGGCTGCAACTGCGCTTTTTCAAACATCTTGGTGGATGTGGGTTGGTGGTTGTTTGGGTACTTTGTATGTTTGGGCAACTATTTTTTCCACACCTAAGATAGGAGCCGCACTTGCACTTTCGCTGACGATTTCAGGTCAAATGATAGCAGCACTTTTTCTGGATCATTATGGTGCTATTGGGCTGACTAAATATCCAGCTAGTCCGTTACGTATAATCGGAATAGTCTTCGTGATTATTGGGGTTTCTTTGGTTGCGGCTAAAAAATGA